The Bactrocera dorsalis isolate Fly_Bdor chromosome 3, ASM2337382v1, whole genome shotgun sequence genomic interval aagaaaatccacaaattattcttgaACAACCTTTACATTCACCGAAATTGAcactttggtgtggtttttggtttgATGGAAACATAGGTCCGTACTTTTTTCGAAACGAAACTGGTGAtaccgttactgtcaatggagacGAAGTTGAACTTGACAACAACTGATTCTAACCTGCCGaggctacgtgccacacagcacgtgcaataaccgaattattgcaagaaaagcttggagattcgattaattgaagaaattgtgacattgagtgtattccaagaagttgtgatttaacattCTTGCAATTTTGGATGCTAATTTCAAAAAACggatatattataattttaattatgacCAATCTGTTGAAAAATATTGGTTTGGTTCAATAcccagaaaaaaattgttattgagCTTCAGTGTAATTTATGATCATCGAAAGCGAATGCTTCCTTTGGCCTTGGTGCTCAAAGGTAGGCAGAAATTTACTTAGTTCTTATAATGCCGCTCATTCCCCAATTCTTTATATCCTAATTTTGTCGTCTTCGAATTTTTGCCATAAAACATTAACACATTAACATATGCACTTATCGCACAATCACTCTTTCTTTATTCATTAACTTAAAGTTCTTCACTCTGTTCTATACCTGATAAGCTTCATCAAAATAAAGCTTacgtaataatttttaatttctgcagcaattttgaaaaaaaaaacgcagcCAGTCATTTTATCaccattttaaaaatgtattcataatattatacatatacttgtacataaagATCTaagtatttattgtattatatttttatatgcatcTGGTGTTGGGTTATCAGTTCAAACCGTACATAGGTCAGCTCAAATCACTACTCTTTATAtggtatacacacatatatatgaataaaaaaatcattaatgaAACAAAGCCAGGCCATTAGTTGATAAACTTCaagaattttagtttaattttagcGCTCGGCGCGCGCGgtcttgagaacttgtgaaCGAAGTCGAAAGAAACATGAGCATTCCTAAGCGATGCTGGCAGTTTGCAATACTGCTTGTTagtattaaaaaacttaagtgcaaatttgaaataaaatatcatacatacaatatatctgTACTAACAgacagttaaaaaaaacaagaaactaatatgttttaaaaacaatatctggtgattagaaaagaaaaaataaagttgaGAGAAGAAGCCAACAGCATTAAATTGTACTAAAAAAGAAACattgcgaaaaaaaaaatattttacaagacGTAAACTTCGGCACTGAATTTAGCACAAAAGGGTATAGCAATACATACTTGGTTTTGTTGTgtgttgccttggacaataatttattgcaaatttcgtgaagatatcttcagTTCGTATGTCAGCCAtaagctatagtgattcgatattcgcggttccgacaaatgtccaactttttgaaaatttcagttcgatatctcaaaaactgagagactagttcgcgtatatacagacaaacagacTTAATCGACTTAGCTTTATCATTTTTATCCTTTATAGTGTattcgacgtttccttctgggtgtttaTTAATATAGCCAGATCAGGGTAAAAATTACTCCTTTACAAAACCCGAAAttcctcaaaatatttatattgaggatataagtgaaaataattaataaattaaaacttaatgATTTCAAGTGAACATGGTCAATATTCCTCTCAGAGCGTTTTTCAGAACAGTCAATATATAAACTAGTAAACTGTTATTAAACTTCGGTGCTTTCTTGTCTTCTTAGTTGACTCTGAACCCAAAAAGTCTTTCACGAAATTTATAAGAAgttttttctctctttcttaAACATGCAGGGAttgtccagaaagtaataggactgattttcttcgaAACGTACACggaccgactggattcggtaaagggcgttcctagctaacgaacgagcagctggtcagttgtctccgagtaCATTGATAGTCAATAGAGATATTTTTGCACTacatgtttctgtgagtggtgtaaGCCGAAAATGCGgcgttcgttagagcaaagGTATGCGATTAAATTCTATATGAAACtaggtaaatctgcgacagagacgtttgatatgatccaGCAGGTTTACCAAGATGTTGCTCTAGCAAGTAGTGgtatgtttcggtggcaccggacctttttggagggccgggaaaagGTCACTGATGAATGAGCAactccaaagtgaaaacgatgctcattgtctgtTTTgtcatcaaaggcatcgtccactaTGAATTTGtacctcctggacaaaccgtcaaagccaagttttacgtggaagtcctcaaaagacttaaacgaagggtcaatcgggcccgacaagacatcgcagctgaTTGGAAGTTGCCCCACGACAACGcaccggctcacaccgcctttttGTGAACAggtacctaaccaaggccggcatcccttCCGCTTCCGCAGACGCTCcgaacttttttgtttctttgcctgaaaaggccgatgaaaggcaagtatTTTGAGTTGACAGAGAGAATCCTGgaagcatgcacctcggctttcAACGCTATTCcgaagaatgccttccgtggcgccttcaatgcttggaaatcgcactgGCGGCGCATTGGCGCAGaagcttattttgaaagtttttaaagaattgtaatcattggttcaataaatttttttaaatcaactcaCTCCTATTAcattccggacaaaccctgtatagaTATGCAATTTTGTTGAAGGTCGTGAGAAATAAGAGCTTTCAATTCGAATGCCTAAAGGGCAGTTATAAATGTTATTCGTAAGCTTCCTAATAGCGATTTTTACAGAATACTTCAATTAGTGAGtatatttttcagaaatatacatCTTAGAAGTACGACGATGACAACGAatgaaacaatatttcaaatacaaagacttgatttggAACATAGAGAGGGATTTAGTAGACGCCCATTATATATCTATAACGCATTTATTCTAATTtaaatctccatattaactaaaatattcTAACCTTAATTTATAAGTACGTGCTTTGAAGATTTGAGTCGGATCaagatacaaaatatttattaaaataaatttcctcCACAGTTAGCAGCATTTATCTGCTTCTCAGAGGCACAATATAATAACAGCAACCCACATGAGCCCGAATTTTTCAACGAAGAAGCTGCACAGTTTCTACTCACACAAATGAACGATGTCTATTGGGCCAGCGCTACGGCATATCGGCAATTCGCTGACGACACACTTAGCCCCGAAATTTTGATGCGCGAGAAGTTGCGACCATTCTATGGCACAATGCAGAAGTTCGATTGGCAAAATTTCGTAGATCCACTGCTGAAACGACAATTCGAGGTGATCTTGCGCGGCGCTAAATATCCACCAATCAATTATAAGTTCAAGCGTGCCACCAGCACGCTGAAGAATATGTCACGTAAGAAGTGGGTGTGCAACATGAAGGAGCCGAGCAAATGCAATATGGCTTTCGTGCATCAAATCAAAACGGTCTTCACGAACAGTGATGATCTAGATGAGATCAAGCATTACTGGAAGGAATGGCGCAATAAAATGCCCGCTGAAGTGAAGGAAGCGCTGCACTACTACATAGCGTATTACCGAAATATGAGCACACCAGATGTACAGCCCTCGGCATTTTGGTATGATCAGTACGAAGATCCCCATCTGATCTATGAGCTGGAAAAGTTGATGGATTCATTGCGACCCTTCTATCGGGAAATCCACGCACATTTGCGTAATATTTTGCGGCACAAATATGGTGATGACGTCATACCACCGACGGGTCTCATACCGCACCATCTCATGGAGCAAGTGACATATCAGGCATGGAAGAAAGAAACAGTGCTGCAGAACCCCTTCGTACAACGGAAGTTACCCAACATGCAGACCGAATTGGATGGCGCGGGTTTCAAACCTTTCGATTTGGTTAATATTAGTGTGCAATTCTTCGGTTCGCTTGGCTTCAGGAATCTCACAGAGTAGGTTTCAAAAGAGTCTGCTtgaatgtatatttatttctttttaatacatCTCTGATTAGCGAGTTCATGAATGACCACTTCATCGAAATGGGCGCCGGTACCGGTGGACCTGATTGCAAGTCACGCATCTTCGATTTTGGCGAAGTAGAGTTGCACTTCTGCCCCAAAGTCTACTACAAGAAACTGCTGCAGACACACGGCGACATTGCGGCCGTGCAATATGCGATCGAGAAGAATAATTTCCGCGTTGGACTCAATCAGGAAGCATGTCCCGGATTTGGTGCAGCTTTGGGCGAGGCAGTCATTTTATCTGTGTCCACACCGAAGCATTTGCAGCAACGCTTAGGTATTTTACAGAATTACGATTATGATGACCTCTTAAACTTGAACCGTCTATACCGTTTGGTGAGTAGCGATAAGAACTCGAATATTTTTGGGTACGAAATGTGATATGAAACACTTTCGAATAGGTATCAagatagaaaaaaatgtaaacaacatTTATGCTTAAATGAAACCATTTATTTCTCACTAGTTTTTTATGCTCTGCTCTCTTCTATAAGCCGTTTTACGCTCTGCTCTCTTCTCTAACTTTTCTCACGCTCTACTCTCTCCTATTACTTTTTTTACGCTCTGCTCTATTCTCTTTCAGGCCGCTCACACTATGCTCACACTGCCCACTTACTTTGTGCACGAAAAGCTCTGGGTCGACATGATCGATGGCAGAGTGCAGCCGGAGCATTATAATTGCCATTACTGGAATCTGATGCAGAAATATATGGGCGTGGAGCCACCACTACAGACCGATCCCGGTGTTTATGATATGCCCTATAAGTTTTATGAGGGCATTGTCGATCAGTTCCGGAGCACGAAGTATGGCAATGTCACAAATTAATTGGAATGAACTTTTATTcatactttattttcatttgtgcaGAAAACTGTTCGATGAGTTCTTGGGCTATCAAATTTATCGCGCCATCTGTCTGAACATAGGCGAGTTCGAACGGCGCAATGCTTACAAGCCATTGGACAACTGCGATTTTCATGGTGACAAACATGCGGGCAAATTTCTTTAGTAAGTAGTATGAAGGTATAAAGGCTGTTTAAGGTTTAATGCTTTAGAGCAAGGCGAGGGTTCTATTCATAGCAAAGACGAGTAGTTGAGTCCCCCTTTATTCGAAAGAATATAGACCAGCACCTTACACTATTCATTCTGAAGACACTCGAAACAATTGTAGATGCCTATGCTAGGGATAAAATTCTATCAGTTAACCTACCGACGGCTCAATACGGCTACACGAAAGACAAATCCACTGAGATTGTACACCACTCGTTATCCttatatattaagaaatacCAGGGCATAGGGAATATGCCCTGAGCGTCTTTCTTGacataatttgatttaattagtttaaatttaagaaTGTCTCCAAGGGCGCTATCGTTAATAGTCTGGCAGCTCTAATAAGCTACAGGAAGATGAACGCAAGGTGAAACGAAGCCAGATTGCTGAGATTAGCGTGAACAGGAGTTCCTCCGAAGAGTGTCCTGTCGCCTCAACTGTAGTTCTTTGTTTGCTACAAGAGCTTCCGGGAAAATTTGAAGGAAAGTACCCAAACTTATAGCCTGTGCAGATGACATAGCTATGCCAATGGTGGACAAATTCCTAAACACAATTAGTTGCGTGAAGAATACGAATCTAAAAGTCACACACCAGTGGAAATATCGGTTAACTGAAGGGTAAATGCCAAGCAAGACGGATTTGGTACTCTTTACAAGGAAGTAAAAGATTCATTCATGGCTCAACGGGGAAGAGTTAACTACTAAGGAACATACCAATTACCTGGGAGTAGTTTTAGACAGTAAACTGACGTGGAAGCTCAATGTCGAAGAGAGGGTGAAAAAAGCCAGTGGTGCTCTTAACGCATGTAAGAAAATGCTTAGGTTAACATGGTGCCTATCACCTGTCCTCATGCAATGGTGTTACACACAGGTAGCCAAGCCAATCTTAGTCTATGGTGGTTTGAAGTGGTGGGCCGTTGTCAATAAATTATCATAAAGGAAACCGTTGGAGCGAACTCACCTCTCTCTGCATTGCTCCCGCTATGAAACCCTTTCAACGGTTGCACTTAAAGATTGCTCAACCTGCCACCAACTGATTTTGCAGTGGAAACCTCGGCAGCGAAGTCAGCTTCAAAATTCAGGTCACTAGGTGTATTTTCAACACGAATCTTCGGAAATATCTCGATAGAAGGTTTCAAGTCACACTAAAAGAGGCTGGGTGGCACAGGTACACACGATCCACCACAGAACTTTCCAAGATCTACACGAACGGATCAAAAAATGGTTGATGAAGTGGACGTCCGGATCTATAGCGCGGAGCTAAATCTCAAGCGAGCCTGCCGGGATCTTTCAGGAATAATAATTTGCGGCGGAAAGGCAACTGAAATAGATAATAAGGCAGAAAGCGGCACAAATAAGGTCAATATATATGTCGTATTGTGGCGGATAATGTCCTTAAAAGCAGGGCTTTAGTAGATATTGTGGCAACCGAAAAGCTGCGGCATATATACTGGGTGTTAGGCCTGGAGGGCGTTCCTGGAAACGAGAAACATGCtgagattgccaaaagtgttaaaaacaatacgcaatgaaattttttaaaaagctgaCAGTGGAATCCTTAAGTGGTCTGTAGGATCGCCAAGGAAGGAAAGCACGAAAACTTTCTACTTACACAGTCTTGTTGGCCAAGTCGCAGGTCACAACTTACTAGAATCACCTGCTTACCGTCTGGATGTTATTAAAGATGATACACGTAGAAATTGTAGGGAAGAGCATGAGGGAGACTAGAACACCTTCTCTAGCCTGGACTTATTTAGAACTCTGCTTAGATTGCTTGGAGTTCGCATTTCAAGGCCCTGCATGAAGTATAAGAGTTAGATATCAAGATCACGCAAAACGCGTTGACGTCCTGCCGACTGTAAACCACAGTTCGTATTAATAATGAAACTCCAGCTGGCATAATAAAGGACCTGTAGGTCCAGTTagtgtaacctaacctaagcgCTTCCTTTGGAATAGagctaaatataatatatctcAGACTTCGAAAAAgtcgaaatttattttcaatttttttttttttaatttgttttatataactGATTCCTAATTTTATCAGAAGAAATATACCCACACACATATTCTacgttatttttttctttcagcgACATGATGAGCGCCGGTTCTTCAAAGCCCTGGCGCGAAATCATCAAACCGCTGACCagcataaaattaacaaatatgacGGCCACAGCCTTTCTAGAGTACTATGAACCATTGAACACGTGGATCAGCGAGGACAATGTTAGCAAGAACCTACGTGTCGGCTGGATGCCCATCGATAGTGAGTGCACAGAAATGTCATTTGCCAAACGCTTTTTCACGCATCGCACTTttcacacaagcacacacacgccacacacacatgctcatACACGCTCACTTATCTACCTCATCTATCACACATTTTcactatttattttctttttgccgCAGAATGCAAGCTTGGCACCACACTACCACCAAACGCCACCAATGTGTTTTATTGAGCGTGTGAAAAGGAGGAGGAGGGCAACGCGGCAGGCGTGAATGCGTGGCACGTGTCAGCACGTTCCAACTGTAATCTGCACGGAATCTCAAGCAGCGACAACACCAGCACAGCTGCTCGTCAACATCATCAACCAGCCAACTAACCAGCCAGCCACCCACACAaatgcccacacacacacacactattgCATATGGCAACATACTGTTTAAAAGTGTTTTTattctttagaattttttgttttattttcacataaGCCGGTTGCAACAATAAAATCTGTGAATAGATTCTTATAAACGTGATGTCAACCAAAGTCACATAGATTGCGGCAAGTGTTGATGAAGCTGCTGTTTAACATTAAAAAACATTAAGTCGATAGTCAAGCAGTTTAATATAAAGGCGCCACGTTTTCACAAATCGAATTAAGCAACTTGTAGTTTTTTTTAGGCAACATATGGTAATAGGAAATAAATGCTAATGAAATGGCTTAACTCAAACTAAGGATTATTGAAATCTTGAAGATATGAGTGTGAGGAAAACCATAAATGAAAATCAGAGTCAGTTGGGATAATGAAATTGAGTGGAATAGTAATCATGACTTGTATTGAATTGCTGAATTCGAAGTAAGTAAGGGGAGGGTTTAAAATTATCCActaaaccattttgaaagtatAAGTTatcggaaaatgaaaaaaaaatatatatttttttatactatccATGGTCTTGAGATTACTTCTCACAACATTTCAGCCAATTCAAGCATACTTAGGAATATTACAACAGTGCTTGGAGATAGAGAAGCAATAAACTAGTTTTGTCACCACAGAAACCTGAGGACTTTGTCTTTACTTCTTGCTGTCGCGTTCACACGGCTCCGAGaccatttttttcattcatcCATGCATTTTATATAGATAATATCTTTGTTTGTCATTGAATTTAAAGAGGATCTAGTTAGGTAAAGCTAGGTTAGAGAGCTGATCCACCACCCCCACTGCCTCCAAGATGTTTGGTGAAAATGTTAAGTTCGGTTAACTAAAACTCTGATAAAAATATCCTATAGTTCAATATTAAGTCTCGAAAAAGAGTCATGAAACTATAACAAATTCTCTTGGTTgctttatttctatttccattGGTTATCTAAGAGCATGAGATCCAAGTTATGAAATGTCCAATCTTGTCACATAAACCCCGATCGTACAATTAGAACTCCTATAATTTTTTGGGACGAAGAATTCACAAAACTTCCTACGATTTATTCTGGGATGTAAACACCTCGCGACTGGACAGATGATGGCAGCTGACTAGTGCTTACCGAGCTGGCCTGAGTCTTAGATTAGATTAGACAAATAAATGAGGACTTAAGGTCTAATGTGCCTTCTCCTAAGTCATAACGACTCACTTAACCCCAacatattgataaattccaacATAGGTGCTATTGAGGCAACATGGTCCCTATTTGGAAGTATAGATCCAAGGGCCATTATTCTGCGCCTACAGACTTCCTTGCTGTCAATTAGCAGCTGTTCTAAAAATTCAGGCTTTATGTCGCGGAACAGGTGatttgcacaagaagctaggctCATGTTATAGtgtaagtgcttcttgagcaTACAATGGCCAGTGTAGAAGGCGACAAATAGCCTTAGTTGGTCTCTTGGGAGGTAACTTGGCATGACGCATGCTTTGAAGTTGTTGCCAATTTTCTTCACGCTTGCGAAGCAGCTCCTTGATATGAGGATCAATCTAAATGAAAGCTCCGGCTCCTACCATATTTGGGGATGCTGCGAAGCGGGCGATtcccggctatacctttgtAACCGGGCACCCAGATGAGGTGCACTTGATTACGATGTGACGGACTGTGCAGCCGTTCTATACACTTCTGCACCAATAGCGATTTGATCTTGTACGCAGGGATCGCTTTAAGTGCCTCTTGGCTGTCGCTGAGTATAATTCTACATTCATTGCGttagttgcgttggaggtttatctctacgcACCGAGTTATAGCAAAGAGTTGAGGCCTTACTATCCAGTACTGCACGGCAATCACCCAGCTATGCTCCTACCCATACCCATTATCAAGCTAATGAGACTGAAGTATCTGGCCTAGTAAGCTTAGCAGTCTAAATATGAAGCAACTCGAAGCCGAATACCGACATCTCTTCACTAGTATTGAGTACGCAGAGAACGAACTAAACGCCGCTATGCTATCAGATCTACTGCTTCAAATTGAAGTCAGCGACTCCTTCCCTTCTATTCTTTcctcgattttttttgtaaagcatAGACCACTCAGTTTGCAAGTGAATGTTCTAACACCATATCCTATTGAACTTATATACTGTATTTCCCAGCAGATGGTGCCAAATGTGAAGCCGAGCGAACTTTAATTCAACAGTCATTTAAACTCCAATCATTTTATGGACCTTTTATCGGTTTTTATATTACATTACATTAAACGATGCTTTGCTTTCAACTAACATGGGAATGTTATTGAGTTCCTAAATACTTATATGAGAGACCTATCTATTCTGggaacatgcatacataaaacGTAATATACACATGGGGTAAAGCAGAACACATCTGCCGATGATCTTACTTCAAAACCATAGCCATTTCTTGAAATCACCTTCTTATAATATTATAGTTAATTGTTGGTTTAGTCTGTGGTATTCCCTTTCAAGAGGATCACCTTAATAAGTCGTTCtaagaaataacaaaattactGCTGGTAAAAAATTGCGCATAGAAAAGGAAATGCTTTTCTCAATTGTTTCTCAAACCTCACTCTCATTTTCTAGTTTAAGCTCATTCTCTGATAAGCTCGCAACATCCAACTTGCCATAATCAGAAGTTTTTGAGAAACTTTCAGTCTTCTCCGCGGCTTTGAACGATTAGTGTcggaaattaatatttaaccACTGGACttttaaagtaaatacatatatattttgaaaaaacaacattatttttgaaaaaaaaaaaatattttaattttctaaaaaattgtattaaactaaaacaaactaagtcaaaataatattaagtgcTAACTAAGaggtgacatatgtatatatttatatatgtatatggaaggTGGTCCATGTTGAAATTTTCAGTCATCATTTCCTAAATAACAccctcaaaaattttatgtgataaactacaagatttttttattttgtaattatttttggtCGCACTGATTACAAATATGGCGTAAAATCGTTCAAAtagaatattgtttttatttatatatttgtggcGGTTAGTGTATTATTAAGCACAACACTATTTAATTTAATCACCTTTATTCACTTAGGAGTAAGTCCGAGATGTTTATCTTGACCGCTTTAGAACACATGTTGTCTCGACCGATGATCAAAACGGAATAAGACGAATTAGTGCACGCAATATGAGGTGCTTAATATTATAACGGGACTAAATAGTTTACTTGCTAAATACAGTGCTATCTGATAACAGCCAGTTAATGAGTTGATCTGTTATAATTAGGAGAGATGCTAATCGCTACATATGCAAATAGATGTATAATTTTAAAGCCTTTCTTTGCAAATTCTCAACTTTGCCTTATCAGtcacttttttaagtaaatagttAGTTTCATTCACAATGTTATCTCCGCAATTTTTAATGCCACTGATTATAGACGCGTCGAGCTGTAAGCGTTCAAGTAAATGTGTGAAACATTTCAATTCGTTTAAGGGGATGTTCTAGACGTTCTAGTCTAGAAACACAGgaagtgatttttatttttcaaagtttaattatttaactttaattcTTGAAGAATATGTCTACAAgagaattttgcaaaattcaaaaactattttcggaAATGTAGGCATTCAAACTAGTTCGTCTAGTTCGCGaatttttaaacgtgtttttctcgaaaccgtCTTTTTCGAAAGGATGCCAAAGATTTCTCGCGTTCTTCTGCACCGATTTACCTGAATTAGATTATTTAATGAAACTCCAAGTCTCCTAGTCTCCCAGTGGCAAAATCTCAAAAAGAGTAGATTGTACGaaaaaatattaggttgtcaaatatctcccttctacttttttgtcttttgaatttcgtggCTATGTTTAAAGCACTACAGAACTCGTGTCTGGCAATATTATCTCTATATCTTTGAAAGATCTTGACATAACCTCGTGTCGTGGTCGAAGGAAAGTGAATCGtctcaaacagtggccaagccgggattgacggccagaaAGCCGGCCTAATATACGAACAGAAAAATGGCATTTCAGAGAGTCATGTTTCTTGAAGTATTATAGAAACGGTCATAGCCCCCACACTCACCCTTCTCCTAACAACGTCagtgcatataaataaaattcgaaaGCGCACATTTTGCAATGCttacatatacagttataatTCAGTAAATACAACATTTAAGTCCGGCTGCTGAAAGTCTAAAACTTTGCGGTCGAAGTTTCTGTTTGTTGTTTCTTATCACCAATTTCATTGAGACGTCTCTGGTGTGGGCGCGCAATCAGCTACTCACAACTGACCgcgcttaatttttatttcgtatttcttcaattcttattttttttagttgttttagcgataagtatattaattttgtaatttcctTTTCCGCTCAACTTTCTTGCAGTTTCATTTCTCTACGCGCTCTTCCTCTCTCACTGCGTCGCTGTCAATGCGAGCGAGCAAAATGATTGATAGACACTTAACCCCACACCAGCAAGCGTTGGTAAGCAAAGCTAAGAAAGCGAAAAGtgaaataactgtaaataaaaaaaaaacaaaaaaacaaaaaacaaaagaatctAGCACCGTATCAACACAATTTTGCAACTAATCTTTCAGCTGCCAAATGTCACTATCACACGCTGCCGACTACTCGCCGCGCTCTGCTTGCTACTCTGTCTTTCGAGTGCAACGCTTGCTACACAAACGCCAACACCGGTTGTCGCAGCCACTAACGCCACCACGAACGCAACGAAATATCCACATGCCGCCGTCTATGAGGCACATGCCAACCAGTATTTAGACTGGGCCTCGACACGTATGCAAGGCATTTGGGCGCGGCGGCGCAGCAGTTTCCTCAATCTCACCACCAAAGGACGCGGTTACAACGCCATCAATCAAGCACCGATTAAGCAAGAAATCGAAAATGACTATCGCCACCTCGTGTATGCATTGGCGATGAACCTCAGCACCATACCGGTGATGCAGCTGAAGGATCCGGTATTGCGGCGACGTGTGAGACGTCTCGCAAAACTGCAACTCTACGGTCTGCCGGATAAGGATTACGAGGAAGCCAAGGATTTGTTGCACACGATGCAAACGTTTATAACCTCACGCATGGTTTGCTCGCTGGGTGACTGTCAGCAAACGGTAAAATAGCGAAATAGTCGAAGTGAGGCATGAAACTGAAatgcataattaatttttgttgcttctgcAGGTCGCTATGGTGCCGGCAATAGTGAATCATGCGATGCGCACAAAGAGTCTGGCTGACTTGGAGTACTTTTGGCGTGTATGGCGTTCGGTGTTGGCGGATCGTAATCGTGCCAAATCGGCTTTCATCTCATATGTGCGAATGCTACGTCTGGCGGCCTCATATAACGGTAAGTTTTTATAGAGGTTAAAACTTATTCATTAGTCATATTATTAGTCTGAGTTTGGGTGGATAGACAAGACAGTTTTTTCCGActtta includes:
- the LOC105229185 gene encoding angiotensin-converting enzyme, which codes for MSIPKRCWQFAILLLAAFICFSEAQYNNSNPHEPEFFNEEAAQFLLTQMNDVYWASATAYRQFADDTLSPEILMREKLRPFYGTMQKFDWQNFVDPLLKRQFEVILRGAKYPPINYKFKRATSTLKNMSRKKWVCNMKEPSKCNMAFVHQIKTVFTNSDDLDEIKHYWKEWRNKMPAEVKEALHYYIAYYRNMSTPDVQPSAFWYDQYEDPHLIYELEKLMDSLRPFYREIHAHLRNILRHKYGDDVIPPTGLIPHHLMEQVTYQAWKKETVLQNPFVQRKLPNMQTELDGAGFKPFDLVNISVQFFGSLGFRNLTDEFMNDHFIEMGAGTGGPDCKSRIFDFGEVELHFCPKVYYKKLLQTHGDIAAVQYAIEKNNFRVGLNQEACPGFGAALGEAVILSVSTPKHLQQRLGILQNYDYDDLLNLNRLYRLAAHTMLTLPTYFVHEKLWVDMIDGRVQPEHYNCHYWNLMQKYMGVEPPLQTDPGVYDMPYKFYEGIVDQFRSTKKLFDEFLGYQIYRAICLNIGEFERRNAYKPLDNCDFHGDKHAGKFLYDMMSAGSSKPWREIIKPLTSIKLTNMTATAFLEYYEPLNTWISEDNVSKNLRVGWMPIDKCKLGTTLPPNATNVFY